A DNA window from Ctenopharyngodon idella isolate HZGC_01 chromosome 10, HZGC01, whole genome shotgun sequence contains the following coding sequences:
- the zbtb37 gene encoding zinc finger and BTB domain-containing protein 37 has protein sequence MERAGSIQLDIPDFSNSVLSHLNQLRIQGRLCDIVVNVQGHSFRAHKVVLAASSPYFRDHMSLSEMSTVSISVIRNPTVFEQLLSFCYTGRLCLQLADIISYLTAASFLQMQHIIDRCTQILEGIHFKISLSDVEEELGNGAHRTTNQTIESGRGGTVLGGSRSLSPRHTSSRLISNTGVISIRDVREVREISPPGESMSPQIVEHSGIGSEEVGSGKEPILRINRAGQWYVETGTEVERGGEENVRMVDGFRIKTERMEEWMGAETQASAEEGSGAEEGPTVMIDTSGRSTLVQEGGRGGKGSQPSSSFSETERFSPTGSVVVMADRQRAKSESPGRVDDQRLPTSQGEEQAVFDMGGYEEYLREQVGDRWFRYNPRLTCIYCCKSFNQKGSLDRHMRLHMGITPFVCRICGKKYTRKDQLEYHIRKHTGNKPFHCHVCGKSFPFQAILNQHFRKNHPGCAPQEVSHSASPETTTVTSRGGQNEDESPSQEETEGNGGGGGAGSSFGEGIQPSVSTTGPD, from the exons ATGGAACGAGCAGGAAGCATTCAACTTGATATTCCAGACTTCAGCAACTCCGTCCTGTCGCACCTGAATCAGTTGCGAATACAGGGCCGTCTGTGTGACATTGTGGTCAATGTTCAGGGCCACAGTTTTCGTGCCCACAAGGTGGTCCTCGCCGCCAGCTCCCCTTACTTTAGGGACCACATGTCGCTGAGCGAGATGAGCACCGTGTCCATATCAGTGATCCGCAACCCAACCGTGTTTGAGCAGCTCCTTTCGTTTTGCTACACGGGACGCTTATGCTTGCAGCTTGCTGATATCATCAGCTACCTGACGGCTGCCAGCTTCCTCCAAATGCAGCACATTATTGACCGCTGCACCCAGATTTTAGAGGGAATCCACTTTAAAATCAGTCTATCTGATGTGGAGGAGGAGCTCGGGAATGGGGCCCACAGGACCACCAATCAAACCATTGAGTCAGGAAGAGGCGGGACGGTGCTAGGTGGGTCCCGCTCCCTAAGTCCAAGACATACCAGCTCCCGATTGATCAGCAACACTGGGGTGATCAGCATCCGTGATGTGAGGGAGGTCCGAGAGATCAGTCCCCCTGGGGAGTCCATGAGCCCCCAGATAGTGGAGCACAGCGGCATTGGCTCGGAGGAGGTGGGATCTGGGAAAGAGCCTATTCTCCGTATTAATCGAGCCGGGCAATGGTATGTTGAGACGGGGACTGAGGTGGAGAGAGGTGGAGAGGAGAATGTGCGGATGGTGGATGGGTTTCGGATTAAGACGGAAAGGATGGAGGAGTGGATGGGGGCGGAGACCCAGGCATCGGCGGAAGAGGGGAGCGGGGCCGAAGAGGGGCCGACAGTGATGATTGACACCTCAGGACGCAGCACACTGGTGCAGGAAGGAGGAAGAGGCGGGAAAGGTTCTCAGCCGTCCAGTAGCTTCAGTGAAACAGAAAG GTTTAGTCCAACAGGAAGTGTGGTGGTAATGGCTGATCGCCAGAGAGCCAAGAGTGAGTCCCCAGGAAGAGTCGACGATCAGAGACTCCCCACCTCACAG GGAGAGGAACAAGCTGTGTTTGACATGGGGGGATACGAGGAGTACTTACGAGAACAGGTAGGTGACCGGTGGTTCCGCTACAACCCCCGTCTCACCTGCATTTACTGCTGCAAGTCCTTCAACCAGAAGGGAAGCCTAGATCGTCACATGCGCCTACACATGGGCATTACCCCCTTCGTCTGTCGAATCTGCGGAAAGAAGTACACCCGCAAGGATCAACTCGAGTACCACATCCGTAAGCACACAGGAAACAAGCCCTTCCATTGCCACGTCTGCGGCAAAAGCTTCCCGTTCCAGGCTATTCTCAACCAGCACTTCCGCAAGAACCATCCAGGCTGTGCTCCACAGGAGGTGTCCCACAGTGCCTCTCCTGAGACCACCACGGTCACCTCCCGTGGAGGCCAGAACGAAGATGAGTCGCCCTCCCAGGAGGAAACCGAGGGCAATGGTGGAGGAGGAGGTGCCGGCTCATCTTTCGGAGAAGGGATCCAACCTTCAGTATCCACCACTGGGCCCGACTGA
- the serpinc1 gene encoding antithrombin-III, producing the protein MKLLACTWALWVLAFCSVQATKDICNAKPKDLPLEPMCIYRNTYPELQPTKEPEKIPAGTNPRVWELSKANSHFALSLFKQLAEGKSSDENIFLSPISISTAFAMTKLGACNSTLEQLMKVFHFDSIKEKTSDQVHYFFAKLNCRLYRKKHETTELISANRLFGDKSTLFNESFQHISEMVYGAKLMPLDFKEKPEVSRMAINEWIANKTENRIKDTLPEGSIDTNTILVLVNAIYFKGQWRHKFDKQNVLKSDFHVSETHKCPVPMMYQEKKFQYAKITDDKVKILELPYSGGDITMVLILPFDGTDLSEVVANMNLKKLVGWLHAMKETSVSVQVPRFRVEDSFSLKEQLTKMGLEDLFSPENASLPGMVAGDGPNLYISDAYHKAFLEVNEEGSEAAAATAVVATGRSLNIYRDYFIADRPFLLLIREASINALIFTGRVANPCESS; encoded by the exons ATGAAGTTGTTGGCATGTACGTGGGCTTTGTGGGTACTTGCCTTCTGTTCGGTCCAGGCAACCAAAGATATCTGCAACGCAAAGCCCAAAGACCTACCCTTGGAGCCAATGTGCATCTACCGAAACACATATCCTGAGCTACAACCAACCAAAGAACCCGAGAAGATCCCAGCTGGCACCAACCCTCGAGTGTGGGAACTGTCCAAAGCCAACAGCCACTTCGCCCTCTCACTTTTCAAGCAGCTTGCCGAGGGAAAGTCCAGCGATGAAAACATCTTTCTGTCGCCAATTAGTATCTCAACAGCTTTCGCCATGACGAAGCTAGGGGCTTGTAACAGCACATTGGAGCAGCTCATGAAA GTGTTTCATTTCGATTCGATAAAGGAGAAGACATCAGACCAGGTTCACTACTTCTTCGCCAAGCTGAACTGTCGGCTATACCGCAAAAAGCATGAGACAACAGAACTGATCTCTGCAAACCGTTTGTTTGGAGACAAATCCACGCTTTTTAATGAGTCCTTCCAGCACATCAGCGAGATGGTCTACGGAGCCAAGTTGATGCCTCTCGATTTTAAG GAGAAACCGGAAGTTTCGAGGATGGCGATAAATGAATGGATTGCCAACAAGACGGAGAACCGAATAAAAGACACCCTGCCTGAAGGTTCAATAGACACCAACACCATATTAGTCTTGGTGAACGCGATCTACTTCAAA GGTCAATGGAGACACAAGTTTGATaagcaaaatgttttaaagtcagacTTTCACGTTAGCGAGACACACAAGTGTCCAGTCCCCATGATGTACCAAGAGAAGAAATTCCAGTATGCCAAAATCACTGATGACAAAGTGAAGATCCTTGAATTGCCCTACAGTGGTGGTGACATCACAATGGTGCTCATTTTACCTTTTGATGGTACAGACCTGTCGGAA GTGGTGGCGAACATGAACCTCAAGAAACTTGTTGGTTGGTTACATGCCATGAAAGAGACCTCAGTTTCAGTGCAGGTTCCTCGTTTCCGTGTCGAGGACAGCTTCAGCCTCAAAGAGCAGCTGACAAAAATGGGCCTTGAAGATCTTTTTAGTCCAGAAAATGCCAGTCTCCCAG GGATGGTTGCCGGTGATGGGCCCAACTTGTACATCTCTGACGCCTACCATAAGGCCTTCCTTGAG GTTAACGAGGAAGGTAGTGAGGCTGCTGCCGCCACAGCAGTAGTGGCTACCGGACGTTCCTTAAACATCTATCGGGATTATTTTATTGCGGACCGGCCCTTCCTTCTGCTGATCCGTGAGGCCAGCATCAACGCCTTGATCTTCACAGGCCGAGTCGCAAATCCTTGTGAGAGCAGCTAA